Below is a window of Nicotiana tabacum cultivar K326 chromosome 19, ASM71507v2, whole genome shotgun sequence DNA.
TCAAATTTTCAATGGTTGCTCTGTTTGCAGAGATCTTTTGTGGAAcagaagaagttaaaaagaagagCTATTGTAAGTAGATTCTTTCATGTTTTAACAACAAAACTTTCTGATATTGTTATCTTGGTTTTGGAATTCGAAGATATATTATCATGCCTAAAAGCTTCTAGGAGTATTCTCCTAGAGTTGAGACCACTCAAGCATGCCAAACTTTCTTTTTACTTCTTGGCGTAATGcgtattttttatcattttaattttgtagCCAGGGCCTTTAATCCCCACGTTAATAGACACAGATCGACCTTTTAAGTAaattgaattaaattttttttggatTGTCTTTTCAGAGTATAGAATTATTCTATTTCAAAGGTGCTGTGTTTTCTACTAATAAATAGATTGGCAGATGTGGAATCTCTCTCTCTTCGTTCACCTAATGTAGCTTAACAAATATGAAATATGTTCCCTATGGAGTCCATTGGGTGATGCCTGGAAGAGTGGAAGTATGGAGCAAGTTTGAAATTGTTGGCATggacagaaaatagaaaaaagacgGACATAAGTGTATGGAAAACAATTCAGATATGCATTTATGGATTATTTTATTAGAAAAGAATAATAGGATCTTTGAGGGAACTATGGAATGTATTCCTCATGTAAGATTTATTTGCATTGAGAATTTGGACTGTTGGAGCAAAATAAATGTATCATTTGATATTTCTAGATATCCTGGAATTTATGGACTCCTTGCAGGTGTAGAGTGAGTATATCATGTACACGAGGATCTTTTCTACAGTTTAGTACCTTTTCATGGAAGATGAAGAACGTATTTCTTTGCAACACGCAATGTTCTAAATGTAGATATTTGATTATTAATTTAAGATAAAAATTAATTACATCAGCGGAGCTAACTGGTATATTTTTGGACAGATTCAAAAGGTACGGTGAATGCTTTCCTTCATGTAATCTACTTTGTTTGTTATTGAGTAATTTGATTCTCAAAATGATGTGTAATTCCAGAGCTTCACAGGTATGGTCCTGTCCTTGAATGCATTATCACAATTAGTGAAGAATTATCATAGCAAAAGAGGTCGCTCAACTGCTTTCAAAAGGCAAATATTTGGGTAACATTCCTCCTTCCTTTCTCCCCCTTGGCCCTTTTCCTTTCTTGTATACCCTTCCTGCTATTAGCATTTTACCTACTCTTAACATCCTCCATTGTTCCACTTCTCACTTTATTCTAAGAAATGGATCCTGctgtttttttttaatcttaattAGAAAAACTTCAATATACAATTAGCTTTCTCTGAATTTGCTCAAAGGGATTAGATACATTTATTTGATTCTTTTCTTTATAGGTCCTCTTCATGGGATTCTGTAGAGACCACATCCAGATATTGAAGCTTGGGTTTACAAGAGGTATTGACAATTAATGAATGTAGAGACCGCATCCAGAAGCAACCCTGTATTTATATAACTACAAGGAAAATTCAACATTCATGTATCTCTTATCTAACTACGTCCTTTTCTATGTAGTATTGATACCTTTAGTACAAATTTACCGTATTGTTTTCTTCCGTCACTTGCATTAAAGGGTAAACCAGCTAGACAAAATATTACACTTGCAGtgtatatatttaatttattctTTAATCTTGAATTAACTTCTTTTAAATCTATTTACACAAGCTAATCGTATAATCTGGTACATACCAATTGTGTTACCTAAAAATATTGTAGAGATTATCACTGTCTGCATAGCCAACATGGAGGATTCAAATGCAAAAACAATAGTATTAATAACAACCCTAAATAGTTGTTGGGCCTCACTAGTATTTAGCTAGAAAATACTGATTATCAATTCAGTCCAAATGAGAAGCTAAACTCTTATAAAgttataaattttcaaaactttttaaaCCCAAAATGAAAAGATCAGTGCAGACCACCAAATTCGCAAAAGACCCATAAAAAAATTATGCAAGATAAGCAAAATGGAACATTAATGAACATCAAAGAATGTTAATTTTTTCTCATATTCAAGATAGAAATGAGATTGAAGGAATTTATAGGGAGTATGATATTGTTCACTGCTTCTTTCTAATTCTCCCAATATTTCTAGTGCTACAAAATTGTACAATTTAATTGCTCCAAAGTATCAAAATCAGCGGAAATTTGATTTGCGTTGGAATCAAATTCAGTGTTTAGTTAATAGCGTACAACATAGAGGATATTTTGAATTTGAGAAGACCCTCCAAAGGAAGGTTGTTGGCAGTGTTCTCGACTACGGATCTCGAAATTTATGAAGAGGGTGGTCGAGTTTCTCTCTTGTGGGTTGAAGCTGAAGGTCTAACTGTGTTTACATTAGGCAGTGCAGGGCGGAATAGTAGTGGTGGACCTGGTGGTTATGGTGAAAAGGAAGCAGtgatttttacccttttttttGAAGAATGTTTGAGGTTAAATGCTTGAGGTGAGACTAACAATCTAAAATGATGGAGGCCTGGAGGTGAAGATAATGGTGGTTCATCATTTTAGGTGGTCAGACGGTGGAGATATTAGTGGTGAACGGATGAGGGAATGGAGAATAAGATTGGAATGGTGGCAGTTGGTGATGATGGAGGTTTCTTTAGGGTTAGGGGTATCTTTGATAAGTTTATTAACGGCAGGGGTATATTTATACTCAAAGTATAACGGATGTTAAAATATAGACAATTTTCGATAGTATATTTGAACCTTTTCCCAAAATTTAAATACTAGCTTCAAAAGTTTGATTACTTGGCTATACATACATACATGAGTATGGTACATGTCAACTATTACTCCTTGTGCAGATTATGGAGAATATACAAGGAAGCAGAAGATAAGAAGATACACACTGAGTAGCTCAATAGATCAGTACCAGTGGCTATAGTGACCATCTTGCTCCTCTCGAACATCTTGACAAGAAGGATCATGACAATTACATGTCCCACTTTGGTTTTTAATTCATCAAGCGAACTGATCTTCATCCATTTTGGCCTCTCCTACATGGCACCAACAAGTGATTTAAACAAGAGAATGAAATGGAAAACTCTATATCTAGAGACAGACATGTTTCATGATTGATGTATACAAGATGCATTCGTCGCATCACAAGCTTACATGTTACAGCACCAATTTCTGGTCATTTGCAAACTAGACTAGAATTTCAAATCTCTAATGCTAGTATAGAGGGTCATAAGAGTAGCAGGACAAAAGAAAGAGTGTTACTAGCTTTCATGAAACTTATGCTTCTTCTGACTATAACAATTTTCAGCAGTTCAATTAATTCTTTAATACTTCTTATGTTAGTCTTTTAGGGATATTCAGAGAAACCATGTTTCTTAATACATTATGATTGAAAAATGAACCATATTAGAATGTAACATGACAGCAATTCCAGCTTAAACAATTCTCTTCTAATCCATTTTGAAAGAGAACCATAATTTTTGCCATCTCCAGTTATCAAACAGGAATGAATAAACTGAAGTTTATGAAGAAAGCAACAATATATAGTGGAAGTATAAGACCGTTAAAATTG
It encodes the following:
- the LOC107792027 gene encoding uncharacterized protein LOC107792027, with protein sequence MTNRLKSAAARFFTATPVYCLIQKISHNNNKDAADRRVDRNNFLKFEISELQERSFVEQKKLKRRAISFTGMVLSLNALSQLVKNYHSKRGRSTAFKRQIFGSSSWDSVETTSRY